The Miscanthus floridulus cultivar M001 chromosome 7, ASM1932011v1, whole genome shotgun sequence genome includes a region encoding these proteins:
- the LOC136467455 gene encoding BEACH domain-containing protein C2-like isoform X3, with product MGEEDTGEMSDASPPAPWEHGVDERFADESLGSFDDEAYTVEEEEVSDTEMSAGSPAAPSDPSPPLRRRLAPVVPSDVPEEVVRAVDAVIMGGGVDRLREMVSEENGEVSHFIVDVLMVTMGGVDGLDEGAGDGIGAATGLPPSIMSSSRAAAIAAELVPYLPFGVEPSPRTRMTRGLLATLSACTRNRTMCAASGLLAVLLDVAEKLFVGMDQGSKWDGTPLVQCIQVLGGHSVSVRDLHSWLLLIKKALGTRWATPLTIALENAVVSSEAKGPAVTFEFDGESSGLLAPGENRWPFSNGFGFATWMYVESFSASLDTATATAAVAAAAASASGKSSPSAAAAAACTLAGEGTKHMPRIFSFLTSDNHGIEAYFNDQFLVVESGAGKGKKASLHFTYEFKPRCWYFVGLEHSSKQALLGKADSELRLYVDGDLHESCPFEPPRIVKPLAFCCIGTNPSPTIAGLQRRRRQCPLFAEMGPIYIFTEPIGPERMSRLASRGGDALPSFGNGAGFPWKATSNHIRETAEDGYTLDIEIGGSLHLLYHPILLNGRFCSDASPSGSTGTHRRPAEVLGMVHISNRVRPAESLWALAYGGPMALLPLIVSNVEMDNLEPILGDLSSSLATASLSVPIFRIISVAVQHPGNKEELCRTHGPELLSQVLHYVLDTLSKLESGKKEILSDEELVTAIVSLCQSQRNDHSQKVQLFSTLLLDLKMWSSCNYILQKKLLSSLADMVFAESTCMRDANALQMLLDGCRSCYWVIHEADSIDTFTLTGNKRPLGNVNALVDELLVVIELLIGAAPSTLASDDVRCLVGFVVDCPQPNQVARVLLLIYRLIVHPNTSRANKFAQSFISRGVVEALLVLLQREAKSGDNNIVHSCNVSHDSASWNESSKLTNKDSKFKNASGETNCQDHQIQSVQHHEPTSHETGVGLESTSKWCLLKGQFLKNLGGMDVPNISDNVQNIDNGDGVLLGIVHVLGALVASGHLTSTSLAVRPKLPSGFLTTSNGEGNTMFEDRVSLLLFALQKAFQAAPRRLMTRNVYRALISSVINVSSSKDNLKNLHDSGYHFKHTPLLVVLLRSLPYASRSFQARVIQDLLYLVCSHAKNRSTMTSISEWPEWILEVLISNHEMGDNKDSDAISICEVEDLVHNFLLVVLQHSMRKKDGWKDVEATIHCAEWLSMVGGTSTGDQRIRREESLPIFKRRLLGSLLNFSAQELQVQQTEGIAAAAAGVAVEGLVPKETKVHAEKAANVSVILAENAIVLLMLVEDHLRSRSQQFFMTCLVDSAASPASMASSAVSRSNSLSRTGSEHLEAGGSRQSLSSDAGGLPVDVLASTVDTNGQLSAEVMERVTAAAAAEPYGSVRHAFVSYGSCISDLSEGWKYRTRLWYGVCIPPKSSVFGGGGSGWVSWKSVLEKDSDGNWIELPLVKKSVAMLQALLLDSGLGGCLDSGVGFGPGMGVVGAFNQLLDSDQPFFCMLRLILVSLREDDSGEDDIFMRNISMKNVISEGLGCQTGSMLGLDGNSSASMRKRPAALLWRVLGPILNMPVSESKRQRVLVASSILYSELWHAVSSDRKPVRKKYVGLIMPPFVAVLKRYRSVLAGIHELTSPDVQNPLVVDDWASAADTSPVEVGVAMISPAWAAAFASPPVAMALAMIAAGASGTETIAPPTNKLRRRDTSLLERRAAKLHTFSSFQMPIDTTPSLPTSAPKDKAAAKAAALAAARDLERTSKIGSRRGLSAVAMATSGQRRSAGDIERAQRWNISEAMGAAWMECLHSADSKSVSGRDFSALSYKYVALLVSSFALARNLQRVEMERRTQVEILNRSCMSIGLRAWRHLLHCLIETSRLYGPFGELLCSPDSIFWKLDLTESSLRMRRFMKRNYNWLNHLGASINYGEQKFLCDGADACHSEDGDSLLSVLRISSLITVDEGHEQQRESENICSSVDDQLTDSSTPDQVFTGSIDSRSSDFSGVRNLVRSTVVTPGYKTNNERIIIELPSTMIRPLKVVRGTFQVTSKRINFIVDEHMSDSYMDDIVSTSGQYDQQDRDRSWFLSSLHQIYSRRYLLRQSALELFMVDRSNFLFDFEDIGSRTHAYRAIVHTKPPYLNDIFLATQRPEQIFKQTQLMERWAKWEISNFEYLMELNTLAGRTYNDITQYPVFPWVIADYKSKTLDLESPSTYRDLSKPIGALNPARLKKFQDHYSSLKDPIIPKFHYGSHYSNPDTVLYYLARIEPFSILYAQLQGAKFDHDDCAFSDIAGTWNSVLEGMNDVKELVPEMFYLPEVFTNVNSSGRLGSVALPPWAENAVDFIHMHRKALESDHVSTRLHEWIDLIFGYKQRGKEAVVANNIFPHVTYDGMVDIDKITDPVRQRGVQNQICYFGQTPSQLLTVPHIRRRPLTEILQLQTIFRNPSEVRPYVLPSPEHCNVPASTMLVSNDCLVVIDSNVPIAHVALHHWQPNTPDGLGAPFLFHHGKNAINSSGGAIFRIFKGSSGSAEDYQFPRAVAFAASAVQNSSAVAVTCDKEVITGMQITL from the exons ATGGGGGAGGAGGACACCGGCGAGATGTCCGATGCCTCGCCGCCCGCGCCGTGGGAGCACGGCGTCGACGAGCGGTTCGCCGACGAATCGCTCGGCTCCTTCGACGACGAGGCGTACACCGTCGAAGAGGAGGAGGTGTCGGACACGGAGATGAGCGCCGGTTCCCCGGCAGCCCCCTCGGATCCCTCCCCGCCGCTGCGGAGGCGCCTGGCACCGGTAGTGCCGTCGGACGTGCCCGAGGAGGTGGTGCGCGCCGTGGACGCGGTGATCATGGGCGGCGGGGTCGACCGCCTCCGTGAGATGGTCTCTGAGGAGAATGGCGAGGTCTCGCATTTCATCGTGGACGTGCTGATGGTCACCATGGGCGGCGTGGATGGACTCGACGAGGGCGCTGGCGACGGCATCGGCGCGGCCACCGGATTGCCACCCAGCATCATGTCCAGTTCGCGAGCTGCAGCGATAGCGGCCGAGCTGGTGCCATACCTCCCCTTCGGCGTCGAGCCGTCGCCGCGCACCCGCATGACCCGTGGCCTCCTTGCCACTCTCAGTGCCTGCACCCGCAACCGAACCATGTGCGCCGCTTCGGGCCTCCTCGCAGTCCTCCTGGACGTCGCAGAGAAGCTGTTCGTCGGAATGGATCAGGGCAGCAAGTGGGACGGGACGCCGCTTGTGCAGTGCATTCAGGTGTTGGGTGGGCACTCTGTCAGTGTCAGGGACTTGCATTCCTGGCTCCTTTTGATCAAGAAGGCGCTCGGCACGCGGTGGGCCACGCCGCTGACTATTGCGTTGGAAAACGCCGTGGTTAGCAGTGAGGCTAAAGGGCCAGCGGTGACCTTCGAGTTTGACGGGGAGAGCTCCGGCTTGCTCGCCCCGGGGGAGAACCGGTGGCCATTCTCGAATGGTTTTGGGTTTGCCACATGGATGTACGTAGAGTCCTTCTCAGCCTCACTTGATACAGCTACGGCCACTGCAGCCGTTGCAGCCGCTGCAGCATCTGCATCTGGGAAgtcatcaccttcagcagcagcGGCTGCTGCCTGCACGCTTGCAGGAGAAGGGACAAAGCACATGCCCAGGATTTTCAGTTTCCTTACTTCGGATAACCATGGTATTGAGGCCTATTTCAATGACCAGTTTCTAGTTGTGGAGAGTGGGGCTGGGAAGGGGAAGAAGGCTTCTCTCCATTTCACTTATGAATTCAAACCACGGTGCTGGTACTTTGTTGGTCTGGAGCACTCTAGCAAACAAGCTTTGCTTGGTAAGGCTGACAGTGAATTGCGGTTGTATGTGGATGGGGACCTTCATGAAAGCTGTCCATTTGAGCCCCCACGCATCGTGAAACCACTGGCTTTTTGTTGCATTGGGACCAATCCATCACCAACTATCGCTGGCcttcagcggcggcggcggcagtgtccATTGTTTGCAGAGATGGGGCCTATTTATATATTTACAGAACCTATTGGGCCAGAGAGAATGAGTCGACTGGCTTCCAGGGGAGGAGATGCACTTCCCAGCTTCGGCAACGGCGCTGGTTTTCCTTGGAAAGCTACAAGTAACCACATTAGGGAAACTGCAGAGGATGGTTATACACTTGATATTGAGATCGGTGGAAGCTTACATCTTCTTTATCATCCCATCCTGCTCAATGGCCGGTTTTGTTCTGATGCTTCACCTTCTGGCTCAACAG GTACTCACCGAAGACCTGCAGAAGTTCTTGGCATGGTTCATATTTCTAATCGTGTGCGTCCAGCTGAATCTTTATGGGCATTGGCTTATGGGGGTCCAATGGCATTATTACCACTGATTGTGAGCAATGTCGAGATGGATAACCTGGAACCTATACTTGGTGATTTGTCATCGTCTCTTGCTACTGCGTCTCTTTCTGTTCCTATTTTCAGGATCATTTCTGTGGCTGTTCAACATCCTGGAAATAAAGAAGAGTTATGCCGTACTCATGGACCAGAGCTTCTATCTCAAGTTTTACATTACGTATTGGACACGCTGTCCAAACTTGAAAGTGGGAAGAAAGAGATACTGAGTGATGAAGAGCTTGTTACTGCAATTGTATCTTTGTGTCAGTCTCAAAGAAACGATCATAGTCAAAAGGTGCAGCTCTTTAGCACTTTGCTGTTGGACCTGAAGATGTGGAGTTCATGCAACTATATTTTGCAGAAAAAGCTTCTCTCTTCACTTGCAGACATGGTTTTTGCAGAATCTACTTGCATGCGTGATGCAAATGCACTGCAAATGCTTCTTGATGGATGCAGAAGTTGTTACTGGGTAATTCATGAAGCAGATTCAATTGATACCTTCACACTTACTGGAAACAAGAGACCTTTAGGAAATGTGAATGCTCTGGTCGATGAGCTTTTGGTTGTTATTGAACTGTTGATAGGAGCAGCACCTTCTACATTGGCTTCCGATGATGTTCGTTGTTTGGTTGGATTTGTTGTTGACTGCCCACAACCTAACCAG GTTGCTAGGGTATTGCTTCTCATCTACAGATTGATTGTGCACCCGAACACTTCTAGAGCCAACAAGTTTGCTCAGTCCTTCATTTCTCGTGGAGTAGTAGAAGCATTACTTGTTCTTTTGCAGAGGGAAGCTAAATCTGGTGATAACAATATTGTCCATAGCTGTAATGTGTCACATGATTCTGCTTCGTGGAATGAATCTTCTAAGCTTACCAATAAggattcaaaatttaaaaatgcTAGTGGTGAAACAAACTGCCAGGATCATCAGATTCAATCAGTGCAGCATCATGAACCCACCTCTCATGAAACTGGAGTTGGACTTGAATCTACTAGCAAATGGTGCCTATTAAAGGGTCAGTTTCTAAAGAATTTGGGTGGCATGGATGTCCCAAATATCTCTGACAATGTGCAAAATATTGATAATGGTGATGGAGTTCTTCTTGGGATAGTCCATGTTttgggtgctttagttgcttcaGGCCACCTGACTTCTACCTCGCTTGCTGTAAGACCGAAGTTACCAAGTGGTTTTCTGACTACCTCTAATGGAGAAGGAAATACCATGTTTGAAGACAGAGTATCTCTACTGCTCTTTGCATTGCAGAAAGCTTTCCAAGCAGCCCCAAGGAGGCTTATGACCAGAAATGTCTACAGGGCGTTAATTTCTTCAGTG ATCAATGTTTCTTCATCAAAAGATAACCTAAAAAATTTGCATGATTCTGGATACCATTTTAAGCACACTCCACTTTTGGTAGTCCTACTTCGTTCTCTTCCATATGCATCAAGGTCATTCCAAGCTCGTGTTATTCAG GATCTTCTATATTTGGTTTGCAGTCACGCCAAGAACAGAAGTACAATGACTTCCATCAGCGAGTGGCCAGAATGGATATTGGAAGTTTTGATTTCTAATCATGAG ATGGGGGACAACAAGGATTCAGATGCTATAAGCATATGTGAGGTTGAAGACCTAGTACACAATTTTCTACTTGTTGTGTTGCAGCATTCAATGCGAAAAAAAGATGGGTGGAAG GATGTAGAGGCAACAATACATTGTGCAGAATGGCTTTCAATGGTTGGAGGAACTAGCACCGGTGACCAAAGAATTAG GCGCGAAGAATCATTACCAATTTTCAAAAGGAGATTACTGGGTAGTCTGCTTAATTTTTCTGCCCAGGAGCTTCAAGTTCAG CAAACTGAAGGGattgctgctgctgcagctggTGTTGCAGTGGAGGGTTTAGTGCCTAAAGAAACAAAAGTACATGCAGAGAAAGCTGCCAATGTCTCAGTAATTTTGGCTGAGAATGCAATTGTTCTGCTGATGCTTGTGGAAGATCATTTGAGGTCACGTAGTCAACAATTTTTCATGACCTGTTTAGTTGATAGTGCTGCCTCACCTGCTTCAATGGCTTCATCAGCTGTCAGTAGGTCAAATTCATTGAGTAGAACTGGCAGTGAGCATTTGGAAGCTGGGGGCTCAAGACAGTCTTTGTCCAGTGATGCTGGTGGTCTTCCAGTTGAT GTTCTTGCTTCTACGGTAGATACAAATGGGCAACTTTCTGCTGAAGTGATGGAACGtgtaacagcagcagcagcagctgagcCTTATGGATCGGTCAGGCATGCATTTGTATCTTATGGGAGCTGTATTTCGGATCTTTCAGAAGGGTGGAAGTACAGAACCCGATTGTGGTATGGTGTATGCATCCCTCCCAAATCTAGTGTGTTTGGTGGTGGGGGGAGTGGTTGGGTGTCATGGAAGTCCGTTCTTGAGAAGGACTCCGATGGAAACTGGATTGAACTTCCATTAGTAAAGAAATCAGTTGCGATGCTGCAGGCACTTCTATTAGATTCTGGACTTGGTGGTTGCCTTGATAGTGGAGTTGGATTTGGGCCTGGCATGGGTGTTGTGGGTGCCTTTAATCAGTTGTTAGATAGTGATCAGCCATTTTTTTGCATGCTCCGGTTGATCCTTGTTTCATTGAGGGAGGATGACAGTGGGGAAGATGACATTTTCATGAGGAACATTAGCATGAAGAATGTGATTTCAGAAGGATTAGGCTGTCAAACTGGAAGCATGCTGGGACTTGATGGTAACTCCAGTGCGTCTATGAGAAAACGTCCAGCTGCACTTTTGTGGAG AGTGCTCGGCCCTATTCTTAATATGCCAGTTTCTGAATCTAAGAGACAACGAGTTCTGGTTGCTTCTTCTATTCTTTATTCAGAG TTATGGCATGCTGTAAGCAGTGATAGAAAACCAGTGAGGAAAAAGTATGTTGGATTGATCATGCCACCATTTGTAGCTGTCCTGAAAAGATATCGTTCTGTTTTGGCTGGTATACACGAGCTTACATCTCCAGATGTGCAAAATCCACTAGTTGTTGATGATTGGGCTTCGGCAGCAGACACTTCACCTGTTGAG GTTGGTGTTGCAATGATATCACCTGCCTGGGCTGCTGCTTTTGCCTCTCCACCAGTTGCAATGGCATTGGCCATGATTGCTGCTGGTGCCTCTGGGACAGAAACAATAGCACCACCAACCAATAAATTGCGCAGGCGTGACACCTCATTGCTTGAGCGTAGAGCAGCTAAATTGCACACTTTCTCAAGTTTTCAGATGCCTATAGATACTACACCAAGCTTGCCTACATCAGCACCAAAGGACAAAGCAGCGGCAAAAGCTGCAGCCTTGGCTGCTGCTCGTGACCTTGAGCGTACTTCGAAGATTGGTTCAAGAAGGGGTCTTAGTGCTGTAGCGATGGCTACTTCAGGACAGAGGAGGTCTGCTGGTGATATTGAGAGAGCCCAAAGGTGGAACATATCTGAAGCTATGGGTGCTGCGTGGATGGAGTGTCTGCACTCTGCTGACTCAAAGTCTGTTTCAGGAAGAGATTTTTCTGCCCTTTCATACAAATATGTTGCACTTCTTGTTTCCAGTTTTGCGTTAGCACGTAATTTGCAGCGAGTTGAG ATGGAGAGGCGAACACAAGTCGAAATATTAAACCGCAGTTGCATGTCTATTGGACTTCGGGCATGGcgacatcttcttcattgcttgatagAGACAAGTAGACTCTATGGACCTTTTGGAGAACTCCTCTGTAGCCCTGATAGT ATTTTCTGGAAGTTAGACTTAACGGAAAGTTCGTTAAGAATGAGAAGATTTATGAAAAGGAACTACAATTGGTTGAATCACTTGGGTGCTTCTATTAATTATGGGGAGCAGAAGTTTCTTTGTGATGGTGCAGATGCATGCCACTCAGAAGATGGAGACTCTTTACTTAGTGTTCTTCGAATAAGTTCTTTGATTACAGTAGATGAAGGACATGAACAACAGAGAGAAAGTGAGAATATCTGCAGCAGTGTGGATGATCAACTGACAGATTCATCAACACCTGATCAGGTTTTTACAGGATCAATAGATTCAAGAAGTTCTGACTTTTCTGGTGTTCGCAACTTGGTTCGATCCACAGTAGTTACACCTGGTTACAAGACTAATAATGAGCGAATTATTATTGAACTTCCTTCAACGATGATTCGGCCATTGAAGGTTGTACGAGGAACCTTCCAA GTCACATCAAAGAGGATTAACTTCATAGTTGATGAGCATATGAGTGACAGTTACATGGATGATATTGTATCCACTAGTGGCCAATATGATCAGCAAGATAGAGATCGGAGCTGGTTCCTATCTTCGCTTCATCAGATTTATAGTAGAAG ATATCTACTACGTCAAAGCGCTTTGGAATTATTTATGGTAGACAGGTCAAACTTTTTATTTGATTTCGAG GATATAGGATCACGTACACATGCTTATCGGGCCATTGTTCACACCAAACCTCCTTATTTGAACGACATTTTCCTTGCTACCCAA AGACCTGAGCAAATCTTCAAGCAGACACAGTTGATGGAGCGCTGGGCTAAATGGGAG ATTAGCAATTTTGAATATTTGATGGAACTGAACACTCTCGCTGGCCGCACTTACAACGACATTACTCAG TATCCTGTTTTTCCATGGGTAATAGCAGATTACAAGTCCAAAACCTTGGATTTGGAAAGTCCGTCCACATACCGAGATCTTTCAAAG CCAATTGGTGCACTAAATCCTGCACGGTTGAAGAAATTCCAAGACCATTACTCTAGTCTCAAGGATCCAATCATCCCAAAATTTCACTACGGTTCACATTATTCCAATCCTGACACG GTATTGTATTATCTTGCCAGGATAGAACCTTTTAGTATCCTCTATGCTCAGCTGCAAGGTGCCAAGTTTGATCATGATGATTGTGCATTCTCTGATATCGCTGGAACATGGAACAGTGTTCTTGAGGGCATGAATGATGTAAAAGAGCTA GTTCCAGAGATGTTTTACCTTCCTGAGGTATTTACTAATGTAAACTCAAGTGGAAGACTAG GCTCTGTAGCACTGCCTCCTTGGGCTGAAAATGCTGTTGATTTTATACATATGCATCGGAAAGCTCTCGAGAGTGATCATGTCTCCACGCGTTTGCATGAATGGATCGATCTAATATTTGG
- the LOC136464056 gene encoding actin-depolymerizing factor 1 gives MSNSASGMAVCDECKLKFLELKAKRSFRFIVFKINENVQQVVVDRLGEPGESYDAFTACLPADECRYAVFDFDFVTDENCQKSKIFFISWAPDTSRVRSKMLYASSKDRFKRELDGIQVELQATDPSEMSMDIIKSRAL, from the exons ATG TCGAACTCGGCGTCGGGAATGGCCGTGTGTGACGaatgcaaactcaagttcctgGAACTCAAGGCGAAGAGGAGCTTCCGTTTCATCGTGTTCAAGATCAACGAGAACGTGCAGCAGGTGGTGGTGGACAGGCTTGGGGAACCAGGTGAAAGCTACGATGCCTTCACCGCCTGCTTGCCCGCCGACGAGTGCCGCTACGCGGTGTTTGATTTTGACTTCGTCACTGATGAGAACTGCCAGAAGAGCAAGATCTTCTTCATCTCTTG GGCCCCAGATACATCGAGGGTGAGAAGCAAGATGCTGTACGCAAGCTCCAAGGACCGGTTCAAGAGGGAGCTCGACGGCATTCAGGTGGAGCTCCAAGCAACTGACCCGAGTGAAATGAGCATGGACATCATCAAGTCGCGAGCCCTCTGA
- the LOC136464058 gene encoding pentatricopeptide repeat-containing protein At5g39350-like — MTTSTLVRQCLALLLRSKSSATPLAPTTAAQLHALLLTSGHLHCDSLHVLLCSYCACGRPFNAHNLLAQMPQPPPVSVSNTLLRSYTGLGFHRQALARYSKMHTFDHLTFTFAAKACAGLRLRRHGRAVHGRALAAGFGGDAYVQNALVSMYMRCRDVVAAEAVFGALRSRTTVSWNTVINGCVKDGRTERALEVFETMVGRGVCIDRATVVSVLPACAQARDLHTGRAVHRLAEVRGLANYVAVKNALIDMYGKCGSLEDARRVFDEDSYDKDVISWTAMIGAYVLNDHASKAFTLGSKMLVTSEARPNAVTMAHLLSACASLLSGKHAKCTHALCIGLGLGSDTVVETALVDCYAKCGYMRMIDMVVEKGSRRTETWNAAISGYTHREQGKKALAVFKQMLAESVRPDSATMASVIPAYAESVDLVQAKNIHCCLLIRGCLGSTDIATGLIDVYAKAGDLAVAWELFQCLPEKDVVAWTTVIAGYGMHGHAQTAILLYSRMVELGVMPNTVTMASLLYSCSHAGMVDEGLRLFNDMCSVHGLMPNAEHYLCLVDMLGRAGRIEEAYRLIQDMPFEPSVLVWSALLGACVLHENVEFGEVAAKHLFELEPDNVGNYVLLGKVYAAADRWSDVQDLRRLMEGRGIPKDPGSSVVDAKSEVC, encoded by the coding sequence ATGACAACCAGCACCCTTGTCCGGCAATGCCTCGCGCTCCTCCTCCGATCCAAAAGCTCCGCAACCCCGCTCGCTCCCACCACTGCCGCCCAGCTCCACGCGCTCCTCCtcacgtccggtcacctccacTGCGACAGCCTTCATGTCCTCTTATGTTCTTACTGCGCGTGTGGACGTCCCTTCAACGCCCACAACCTGCTCGCTCAAATGCCCCAACCGCCCCCGGTTTCCGTCTCCAACACCCTCCTCCGCTCCTACACCGGCCTCGGCTTCCACCGACAGGCCCTCGCTCGATACTCAAAGATGCACACCTTCGACCACCTCACCTTCACCTTCGCCGCCAAGGCCTGTGCGGGCCTCCGCCTCAGGCGCCATGGGCGCGCCGTGCACGGCCGTGCCCTCGCCGCTGGCTTCGGCGGCGACGCCTACGTGCAGAACGCGCTCGTGTCCATGTATATGCGCTGCAGAGACGTGGTCGCGGCGGAGGCAGTGTTCGGCGCGCTGCGGAGCCGGACAACTGTGTCGTGGAACACGGTCATCAACGGGTGTGTCAAGGACGGCCGCACGGAGAGGGCGTTGGAGGTGTTCGAGACCATGGTTGGCCGTGGCGTGTGCATTGACCGTGCCACGGTTGTGTCAGTGCTGCCAGCCTGTGCACAAGCCAGGGACTTGCACACGGGGAGAGCTGTGCACCGGTTGGCTGAGGTGAGAGGCTTGGCGAACTATGTTGCGGTGAAGAACGCTCTGATCGACATGTATGGGAAGTGCGGGAGCCTGGAGGATGCGAGAAGGGTGTTCGATGAAGACAGCTATGATAAGGATGTCATTTCTTGGACGGCGATGATTGGTGCATACGTGCTGAATGACCATGCAAgcaaggccttcactcttggttcTAAGATGCTGGTGACCAGTGAAGCTCGGCCTAATGCTGTGACCATGGCGCATCTGCTCTCAGCTTGCGCCAGCTTGCTGTCAGGGAAGCATGCCAAGTGCACTCACGCATTGTGCATTGGACTTGGGCTTGGGTCAGATACTGTCGTTGAGACTGCACTTGTTGACTGTTACGCAAAATGTGGCTATATGAGGATGATAGACATGGTGGTTGAGAAAGGATCACGACGGACTGAAACATGGAATGCAGCAATCTCTGGCTATACTCACAGGGAACAGGGAAAGAAAGCTCTAGCAGTGTTTAAGCAAATGCTTGCAGAATCAGTGCGTCCAGATTCTGCAACAATGGCAAGTGTCATACCAGCTTACGCAGAATCGGTGGACCTGGTACAGGCGAAGAACATCCACTGCTGCTTACTGATTCGTGGATGTCTTGGGAGTACAGATATTGCCACGGGTCTGATCGATGTGTATGCCAAGGCTGGTGACTTGGCCGTCGCGTGGGAGCTCTTCCAGTGTTTGCCTGAAAAGGACGTTGTTGCCTGGACAACTGTCATCGCCGGATACGGAATGCACGGGCATGCCCAAACTGCCATCCTGCTATATTCCAGGATGGTGGAGCTGGGGGTGATGCCGAACACCGTTACCATGGCCTCCTTGTTGTACTCTTGCAGCCATGCCGGCATGGTAGACGAAGGCCTCCGGCTGTTCAACGACATGTGCAGCGTCCATGGCCTGATGCCAAATGCAGAGCACTACTTGTGCCTGGTTGACATGCTTGGGCGTGCTGGGAGGATCGAGGAAGCCTACCGCCTCATCCAAGACATGCCATTCGAGCCGAGTGTGTTGGTGTGGAGCGCTCTGCTGGGTGCCTGTGTCCTCCACGAGAATGTTGAATTCGGAGAGGTTGCTGCTAAACATCTGTTTGAGCTTGAACCGGATAACGTTGGGAattatgtgctccttgggaagGTATATGCTGCTGCTGACAGATGGAGCGATGTTCAGGATCTGCGGAGATTGATGGAGGGAAGGGGTATTCCCAAAGATCCAGGATCTAGTGTAGTTGATGCAAAGTCTGAAGTGTGCTGA